Sequence from the Streptosporangium brasiliense genome:
GACACGCTGCTGCGGCAGATGCGGCAGCAGGTCCTCAACGCCGAGAAGACCGGCGGCGGGCTCGTCCCCCTGGTGTTCCACCGGGTCTGCGCGGGCTGCGGCGTCTACTCGGTCTCCCCCGAGACCCTGGACGACTTCCTCGGCTGGCTGGCGGGCCGTAAGGCCCACGGCACGGTCGTCAGGACCATGCACGACGCCGTCGGCGCCCGCTACCGGCCCATGCCCCGCAACTAGCCCGCCCGGTCCCCGGAGCCGCCCAGCCGGTCCGCGCGGTGGCTACCGGGCGCCCTCCACGAGCCCGCGGAGGCGGCGGGCGGCGCGGCCGAGGAGGGAGCGTTTCTGCGCCTGGCGCAGCGCGACGGCCTCCAGCCGGCGCTGCTCGGCCTTCTCCTTCCACCTCGCGGTGTCGCGGGTGCCCTTGGCCGCCGAGGCGCGCAGCTCCTTCAGCTCGGCCTTGAGCGCCGCGACCTGCCGCTGGGCACGCTCGGCCTCCCGCCTGCGCGACTCGGCCTCCGCGCGCCAGCGCACGGCCTCCCGGTTGCGGTCCGAGGCCCAGTGGGGGTAGGCCCGCGCCGCCGGCCGCAGCCGCCACGACTCGGCGTCCAGCCAGGTGGCGCCGTACAGGTCGGCGATCACGTCGTCCAGGGACTCGCCGTCGCGGACGACGCGCAGCGCCCGCGCGACGGCGGAGGTCCGCTCCAGGCGGGCGGCCACGACGCCCGACGCGTCCTCCTCCAGCGCCACGAGCAGCAGGCCCTCGTCGTCCTTGTCGGCCTGTCCGACCAGCATGGCCAGCGACTCCGCCCCGGGCACCCATCCGGCCGGGCAGGTGAGGCGGAACGGCGCGGGGAAGGAGGTCGCGGGGGCCCGCTCGGCGAACGAGACGCGGCCCTCGTGGGCGTACTGCGCGCGCAGCAGCCGCAGATCGAGCAGCGGGTCGTCCAGCGGCGCGCGGCGCCCGCCGGTCAGCGACGCCCACGGGCCGGTCAGGGTGACGTGCACGTCGGGCAGGGTGCTGGCCAGCGCCCCGTCCACGCTCGCCCGGACGTCCTCGAAGGAGGCGTCCCGGGCGTCCACCACGACGTCGACGTAGGGGACCAGCCACTGGCGCCCCGCGTCGGTGCGCAGGTTGCGCCGGTAGGGCACGCGGTCGGCGATGAAGGGGTCGTTGTGCCGTCTGACCTCACCGGCCCTGCGCATCGCCGTCGTCGTGCCCAGGTGCCAGCCGAGCGCCTCGGCGTCCGGGACGAACACCGCGCCCGTCTGGGTGAGGCGGTAGCCGAGCTCGGTGTCCTCGCCGAGCGTCAGGGAGGTGTCCAGGCCCCCGGCGGCCTTCAGCAGGGCCGCCGGCAGCGAGACCGTCGCGCCGACGTGGACGCGGTGCAGCAGCGGGCTGGGCGCGTCGCGGAAGCCGCGGTGGGCGGCGACGAGCTCGTCGATCCAGCCGTGCCGGTGGTCGGGGTCCGCCTCGAAAAGGGTGTCGGCCCTGTCCTTGGCGACGGCGATCTGGACCTCGGCCGCGGTGGGCGGCGTGCCCGCCATGGCGGTGAAGCGCAGCGTCCCCAGCACCACCAGGTAGTCGGCCAGGTGGTGCCAGCGCATGTGCGTCTCCACGTGGTCGCGGTAGGAGACGATGTCGGCGTCCATCCGGTGGATCACCTCGCCGCCGGCGGCCGCCGTACCGGCCTCCAGCGCAGAGGCGATGCCCCAGCGGCCCTCGGGCACCCGCAGGAGCCTGGTGTTGTCCGGGACGATCTCGGGCAGCCGGAGCGGCGGCGCGCTGCCGTCGTCCACGACGATCACTTCGAGCAGGTGCGCGGGGTAGGTCTGGACGGCGAGGGCGGCCAGCGTGAGGTCGAGCTTGTCCTGCTGCGCCCTGGCGGGGATCACCACGCTCACCGGCAGCCGCGGCTCCCACGTCCCGGGGGCGGGCGGGCCGAGCACCCCGTAGTCGTTGCCCGGGATCCGCGGCGCGCTCACACCTCCTCCGCGGGCAGTTCCATGAGCGCGCTGGGCCGGAAGCCGCGCCACTGGCGTTTGTTGCGCCGCAGGAACGTGCCGATCGGCTCGCGCCAGGTGTGGTTGGCGACGTTGCCGCGCCGCAGGATGTAGCCCAGGCCCTGGGTGCGGTAGATCTGCCCGCCGGCGGCCTGCACGGCGTGCTGGAACTGGGCGTCGATCGTGCCCGGCAGCGTGCGGAAGCCGCCCACGGCCTCGAAGGCGGAGCGCTCGGCGAAGATGGTCCCTCCGGCGATGAAGTTGGTGATCTGCTCGGTCACCTGTTCGCGGTGGACGGTCACCCCGATCGCCGCCAGATAGACGAACTCCGGGACCATGCCCACGACGTCGGCCCCCGAGTAGGAGTGGGCCAGCAGCAGGTCGGAGACGAAGTCGGGCCCGTACCAGTCGTCGTCGTCCATCTTCAGCAGGAACGAGCCCGAGGCCCTGGCCGCGGCCTCGTTCAGCACGGCTCCGAAGACGGTCTCCCGGCCGGCCTCGAACACGGTGATCGGCTGCTCGTAGGAGGCCAGCGCCCCCGCCACGTCGGGGTGCCCGGCGGGGATCCCGTGCAGGGCGAGGATCACCTCGAACTCGGCGCCGCGCTGCCTGGCCATCTGCTCCAGCGCGAAGCGCACCATCTCCGGCCGGCGGGTGGCCAGCAGCACCGAGGTCAGCGGCGCGGGCGCGGTGGGGGCGCCCAGCTGCTCCCAGCGGGTGCGGACGCCGTGGGTGCGCAGCGCCTCGCGGCGGAGCCGGATGCTGTGCTCCTCCCGCTCCAGGTCGTCCTGGAGGGTGGCCTCGTCGGCCGAGGTGATCAGCCTGGTCAGCTCGGGGCCCAGGGCGCCCGCCCAGCGGGGCACGGTGCCGCAGATCAGCGGCACCCCGGCCGCGGCCAGTCCGGTGACGACCCGGAGCGCGGCCACCGGGCCGCTGTGGCTGCGCCGCCAGTCCACGCGCACCCCCCTGACCTGCCTGATCCGGCTGACGTCCACGTCGGTGACGCAGCCGGAGGCGCCGAAGGCGGTGAGCGTGCGGCCCTCGCAGATGACCGACCAGCGGCCGGACTCCACCGACAGCTCGGCCATGCCGAGCGACGGCACCGTGATGAAGCCCATGGGGTTGACCGAGCGGTCGTCGACCGGCGGGATGGCCCGGGGCTCGGACAGGTCCCCGAGGTCGCTCCCCAGGACCCTGGCCCCGCCGGGGCGGCCGATCCGCTCCCAGCTCATCAGCTCGGCGACCGGGCGGTCCACCGGGGTCTCGTCGCCGGACCAGGGCGGCGGATCCTGGCCGGTGGTGCGCAGGACCAGGTCGCCGCCGCGGGCGCCGAACCGGTCGGGGACCGGGCCGGTCACGCCGGCCGGGGCCGCGTTGGGGTCGCCGGGTCGCCAGTGCGCCGCGCCGGGGCCCGCCAGGCCCGCCACGGGCGCCGCGACGGCGTCCATCCGGTGCCCGGCGAACGCCCTGGCGGTCGCGGCGAGCGTACGGCCGGCGGGCGTGGGCTTGGAGAAGCCCGCCTCCACCACCCACGCGGGCCGCCTGGGCTGGTGCACGCGCAGCTCGGTCAGCGACCGCCAGCGGTGCGCGGGCGTGGGGGACAGCACCGGCGCGGTGTACCAGTGGGGCGTCTCCTCCACGGCGACGACGACCCGCGTGGCCATGGGCAGCAGGGACTGCAGGGTCGCGGCCCTGCGCAGGTCGGTCGGCGTCCGGGCGAGCACCAGGATCTCGGCGGCGCCCTCCTCGGCCCGCGGGGCGTCACCGAGGTCGCCGTCGAGGTCGATCGGCCCGTACGGCTCCAGCCCGTCGAGCGTCTCGAAGCCCGCGCAGTAGACGAGGACACGCCGTTTGCCGTTGCGCTCGCCCGCGGCGCGGACGAGATCGGTCAGAAGAGACATCAGCCGGCCTTCCCCTGCCGCATGGCCGTCGCGATGATCTCGCGCAGGGGACCGCGCTGCGGACCTTCCGCCGACTGCCTGAGCTCGGCCCGCAGGCGCTCGGTCTCGGCGCGGAGGTCGGCCACCTCGCCCTCCAGGCGTTCCGCCTCGCGTTTCCACCGGGCCGCGCCGGCCCGCCACTTGGCGGGATCGCCGCCGAGGGGCTCCGCCTCGCCGGCGGTCGTGACGCCGAAATCGTCGGCGCTCACCCAGAACGAGCCGAACAGCTCGTGCACCAGGCCGTCGGGGTCGTCGGGGCCGTCGGGGGCGCCGACCAGCGCGGCCCTGGCGAAAGCGGCGGTGCGCTCCAGCCTGACCGCCCTGACCTCGGTCCCCGTCCCGTCCGCCCGGTCCGGCCCGTCCGCCTCGTCCGGTTCACCTGCTCCGTCGAGCACCGCGCTCAGCAGGCCGTACCCCTCGCCCTCGGCGAGCTTCAGCAGCTCGGTCAGGCTGTCGGCGCCGAGCGCCCACCCGGCGGGGAGGGTGAGGCGGAACGGCGCGGGCGCGGAGCTGCGGGGCGTCTCCTCGGTGAAGGAGACACGCGGCTCGTAGGCGTAGAGGTTGCGTACCAGCCGCATGTCGAGCAGCGGCTCGTCCAGGGAGGAGCGGCGCCCGCCGGGGAGCGCGGCCCACGGCCCGACCACGGTGACGGCCACGTCGACGAGGGTGCCCGCCAGCGCGGAGTCCACGCTCGCCCGGACGTCCTCGTAGGAGGCGCCGCGGGCGTCGACGACGACGTGCACGTACGGCACCAGCCAGTTCCTGCGCGGGTGGGTGCGCAGCCAGCGCAGGTCGGGGATGAGATCGGGCAGGACCGACCAGTTGTGCCGGTGCACCTCCCGCTCGCGGAGCATGACGGTGGACGGGCCGAGATGCCAGCCGCGCGCCTGGGGGTCGGGGATGAAGACCGCGCCCGCCTGGGCGAGACGGAAGCCGAGGTCGGTGTCCTCGCCCATGTTCAGCGCGGTGTTCACCCCGCCGACCGAGCGCAGGAGCGCCACGGGGACCGAGGTGGTGGCCCCCGAGTGCAGGCGGTAGGCCGCCGCGCCCGCGTCCCGCAGCCACCTGGTCTCCTCCAGCAGGTCCGCCCGCCACGCGTGCGGAGCCGACCCCTCGAACAGCCCCCCGGCGTCCCCGGCCGTCACGGCCGCGAAGATCTCCCGGGCGAGGGGGGCGACGCCCTCGGGGGTGAAGCGGACGTCGCCGAGCACCACGGCGTAGGAGGCGAGGTGGTGCCAGCGCATGTGCGCCTCGACGTGCTCCCGGTCGAGGATCATGTCGGAGTCGACCCAGTGCAGGACGTCGCCGGCCGCCGCGGCAGCGCCGGTCTGGCGGGCCCAGCCGCGTCCCCAGCGGCCGTCGGGCACCCGGACGAGCCGGGTGTTGGCCGGGGCGAGCCCGGGGATCCGCAGCGGCGGGTCGCTGCCGTCGTCGGCGACGATCACCTCCATCAGGTGCGCCGGGTAGCTCTGCGCGGCCAGCCCGGCGAGCGTGCGGTCCAGGGCCTCCTGGCAGTCGTGCGCCGGGATCACCACGCTCACCCTGAGACGGGGCTCCCATCCGCCCGGGGCGGGCGGCCGCAGCGGTCCGTAGTCGTTGTGCCTGATCCTGGCGGTCGGGACGGCGGTCCGGCCGTCCGGGAGAGGCGCGGACGGGGGATGGTGTGGGAGGGGTGCGGACGGGGCGTCGTCCGGGAGAGGCACGGACGGGGCGTGGGGTGGGAGAGAGGATCCGGGACCGGTGCGGCCGGCCCCGCTCATGCCGCTCCCTCTGGCCGGCCCTGTCCGGTCCTGGCCTCCACGGCGGCCAGGCGTGGCAGCAGCTCGTGGACCATCTCCTCCACCTCCGTGCGCCGGGGCATGGCGGCCAGCCGGTCCTCGCCGAGGGAGACCAGGATCGCCTGCAGATCCTCGTCGCGCCGGTGCCCGTGCTCCCTGAGCAGCTCGACCATCTCCGCCAGCCGCCGGTCCAGCCGTTCCGTGGCGGCCTTGACCTGGGCCAGCTCCGCTTCGTAGCGCTTGGCCCGGTTGTCGATGCGCAGGGCCTTGCCGTCGACCCTGCGGACGGTCGCGACCGCGAGGACCTGGGCGGCGAGCACCGTCGCGATCGCGCCGAGCACGACGGCCGCCGTCACCGAGACGGCGTCGACGGCCACGAGCAGGGCCAGCCCGACCAGGAGCAGTGAGCCGGCGATCGCCGCCAGAAGCGTCAGTTTTCGGGGCGTGGGCATCCGCGCGTACCTTTCCTACCGCTCTGTCTGTTGCCTGTCATTGGGGAAGGTAATTGAGGCTAACCCCTTCTCAAGTGCAAATATGTCGATAAATGGGAAATTAAGAGGTTCTCGTGACCTGTGTGACTTCTGTGAGTCATTGTCAGCGAGCGACCATGTCAAGTCCGGAGTGCGGTGAGAAGCGATCTTCCGGCCTCGCTATCCTTCGCTGGTGCCCGCGCAGTCGACCTCCCCCTCCTCGGCTCTCTCACCTCCCACTCCTTCCTCCTCGCCAACCCCCGCCGCCGCCTCCCCGCCCCTCCCCGCGACCCCCGCCGGCTTCCTGCGGTCGGCGGCGGAGGGGACGGCCGAGCTGTCATGGTCCGGTCAGGGATGGACGGCCGCCGGCGAGCCGCTCGGTGACCGGCCGGACGCCGCCGAGGTCGCCCGCCTCAGGCCCCTGCGCGGCCTGACCGTCCGGTGGCCCTCCCGCGAGGTCCCGGCCGGCGCGGTCACCGGCCTGGCCGCCGCGGGGGTGCCGATGCACGCCGCCGCCTCGCCGGCCTGGGTGGACCCCGGGCTGGCCCGGCTGCTCGCGGACTGGACGCCCGAGGAGGACCGCGGCGGGGTGCGCTCGGTGACCGCCCTGCGCCGGGAGGAGCACAGCGTGCGGCTGCGCCGCCACGGCCTGCGGGAGCGGGGCGGGACGGCCACCCCGAAGGTCAGCGTGGTGATGTCCAGCATGCGCCCGCACCTGCTGGGCTCCGCGCTCGCCCAGATCGCCCGGCAGCGGCGGGTCGAGGTCGAGGTGCTGCTGGCCCTGCACGGCGTCCCCGCCGCCCACGAGGCGGTACGGCGGGCGCTGGGGGAGTCCGGCCTGCCGGTCACCGTGATCGAGGCGGACGCGGCGACCCCGTTCGGGGAGGTACTCGACCTGGCCGCCTCCAGGGCGAGCGGGGAGTATGTCGCCAAGTGGGACGACGACGACTGGTACGGCCCCGAACACCTGGCCGACCTTCTCCTCGCGAGGTCCTACTCCGGCGCCGACATCGTCGGTTCCGCGGCCGAGTTCTTCTACCTGGAGCCGCTGAAGGCCACCGTCCGCCGCACCGACTACACCAGCGAGATCTGGTCCGATCACGTGGCCGGCGGCACGATCCT
This genomic interval carries:
- a CDS encoding glycosyltransferase, which codes for MSLLTDLVRAAGERNGKRRVLVYCAGFETLDGLEPYGPIDLDGDLGDAPRAEEGAAEILVLARTPTDLRRAATLQSLLPMATRVVVAVEETPHWYTAPVLSPTPAHRWRSLTELRVHQPRRPAWVVEAGFSKPTPAGRTLAATARAFAGHRMDAVAAPVAGLAGPGAAHWRPGDPNAAPAGVTGPVPDRFGARGGDLVLRTTGQDPPPWSGDETPVDRPVAELMSWERIGRPGGARVLGSDLGDLSEPRAIPPVDDRSVNPMGFITVPSLGMAELSVESGRWSVICEGRTLTAFGASGCVTDVDVSRIRQVRGVRVDWRRSHSGPVAALRVVTGLAAAGVPLICGTVPRWAGALGPELTRLITSADEATLQDDLEREEHSIRLRREALRTHGVRTRWEQLGAPTAPAPLTSVLLATRRPEMVRFALEQMARQRGAEFEVILALHGIPAGHPDVAGALASYEQPITVFEAGRETVFGAVLNEAAARASGSFLLKMDDDDWYGPDFVSDLLLAHSYSGADVVGMVPEFVYLAAIGVTVHREQVTEQITNFIAGGTIFAERSAFEAVGGFRTLPGTIDAQFQHAVQAAGGQIYRTQGLGYILRRGNVANHTWREPIGTFLRRNKRQWRGFRPSALMELPAEEV
- a CDS encoding glycosyltransferase family 2 protein, encoding MSVVIPAHDCQEALDRTLAGLAAQSYPAHLMEVIVADDGSDPPLRIPGLAPANTRLVRVPDGRWGRGWARQTGAAAAAGDVLHWVDSDMILDREHVEAHMRWHHLASYAVVLGDVRFTPEGVAPLAREIFAAVTAGDAGGLFEGSAPHAWRADLLEETRWLRDAGAAAYRLHSGATTSVPVALLRSVGGVNTALNMGEDTDLGFRLAQAGAVFIPDPQARGWHLGPSTVMLREREVHRHNWSVLPDLIPDLRWLRTHPRRNWLVPYVHVVVDARGASYEDVRASVDSALAGTLVDVAVTVVGPWAALPGGRRSSLDEPLLDMRLVRNLYAYEPRVSFTEETPRSSAPAPFRLTLPAGWALGADSLTELLKLAEGEGYGLLSAVLDGAGEPDEADGPDRADGTGTEVRAVRLERTAAFARAALVGAPDGPDDPDGLVHELFGSFWVSADDFGVTTAGEAEPLGGDPAKWRAGAARWKREAERLEGEVADLRAETERLRAELRQSAEGPQRGPLREIIATAMRQGKAG
- a CDS encoding glycosyltransferase family 2 protein encodes the protein MPAQSTSPSSALSPPTPSSSPTPAAASPPLPATPAGFLRSAAEGTAELSWSGQGWTAAGEPLGDRPDAAEVARLRPLRGLTVRWPSREVPAGAVTGLAAAGVPMHAAASPAWVDPGLARLLADWTPEEDRGGVRSVTALRREEHSVRLRRHGLRERGGTATPKVSVVMSSMRPHLLGSALAQIARQRRVEVEVLLALHGVPAAHEAVRRALGESGLPVTVIEADAATPFGEVLDLAASRASGEYVAKWDDDDWYGPEHLADLLLARSYSGADIVGSAAEFFYLEPLKATVRRTDYTSEIWSDHVAGGTILLDRAGYTELGGFPALPRGVDAGFLKAAHAAGARIYRTHGLGYVLRRSLSAEHTWRLSLAHFLRVATYQWRGFRPSLILETP
- a CDS encoding glycosyltransferase, which produces MSAPRIPGNDYGVLGPPAPGTWEPRLPVSVVIPARAQQDKLDLTLAALAVQTYPAHLLEVIVVDDGSAPPLRLPEIVPDNTRLLRVPEGRWGIASALEAGTAAAGGEVIHRMDADIVSYRDHVETHMRWHHLADYLVVLGTLRFTAMAGTPPTAAEVQIAVAKDRADTLFEADPDHRHGWIDELVAAHRGFRDAPSPLLHRVHVGATVSLPAALLKAAGGLDTSLTLGEDTELGYRLTQTGAVFVPDAEALGWHLGTTTAMRRAGEVRRHNDPFIADRVPYRRNLRTDAGRQWLVPYVDVVVDARDASFEDVRASVDGALASTLPDVHVTLTGPWASLTGGRRAPLDDPLLDLRLLRAQYAHEGRVSFAERAPATSFPAPFRLTCPAGWVPGAESLAMLVGQADKDDEGLLLVALEEDASGVVAARLERTSAVARALRVVRDGESLDDVIADLYGATWLDAESWRLRPAARAYPHWASDRNREAVRWRAEAESRRREAERAQRQVAALKAELKELRASAAKGTRDTARWKEKAEQRRLEAVALRQAQKRSLLGRAARRLRGLVEGAR